Proteins from one Streptomyces roseifaciens genomic window:
- a CDS encoding glycosyltransferase family 2 protein: protein MSRPRPDVTVIIAAYNAMPYVTGSVGSVLEQSLGADRIELIVVDDGSTDGTAAELDRIAERAGAGMRVVHQANSGGPAGPRNLGLEQATGRYVYFLDADDRIGPEALERMVAAADENGSDVVLGRIVGEGGRRAPQSMFRRNQPKTDVFASRVYWTLNPMKLFRRELIDRLGLRFDTGLSIGEDQPFVATAYLQAAAISVVADYDCLYWVAREDGNNITAQEHGARMRIDLFRMMAGLVAEHVPAGSDRDTLMHRHFAVELRDAVLQLSREPQREVQDKLLHELSDLVTLHWSEGLAARLPAVVRLRCHLIRHRLLDELLTLVRWELDRGAASYGITTLAATAAALPDLLVEGGRAYALHPYFRDSTLNIPDDCYDITDELRARHRVDSAEINATGLRLTGHAYIHRIATRDVTTELVLRKRGTDTERRLPVHHTATPGLGTEEDGGLHDYDVAGYDATIDLASLTAGMWDISLAVGAQGIVKEARLGSSRAESVTTATTTLVTDAGTAVALYTTKPYGNLTLDVGETRHRVLPRLRVTGATWVPGGGPATLAVSGRCTLESWPQGALTVRAKGPKGAEQTVPVQPSASDGSFTVQVPCTTAGEWEPALRLAVAGKEWSVPVPPQPSLKPARWQRLGLPWYAKPLPGRDVLTLRVGRVELLKAVRGRLKR, encoded by the coding sequence ATGTCTCGGCCTCGGCCTGACGTCACGGTCATCATCGCCGCGTACAACGCCATGCCGTACGTGACCGGCAGCGTCGGTTCCGTTCTGGAGCAGTCGCTCGGGGCCGACCGGATCGAGCTGATCGTCGTCGACGACGGGTCCACGGACGGTACGGCTGCCGAGCTGGACCGGATCGCGGAGCGGGCCGGGGCGGGGATGCGGGTCGTTCATCAGGCGAACTCCGGGGGGCCGGCGGGGCCGCGGAATCTTGGGCTCGAGCAGGCCACCGGGCGCTACGTGTACTTCCTCGACGCGGACGACCGGATCGGGCCCGAGGCCCTGGAGCGCATGGTCGCGGCGGCGGACGAGAACGGCTCCGACGTCGTGCTCGGGCGGATTGTGGGGGAGGGCGGGCGGCGGGCGCCTCAGTCGATGTTCCGGCGGAACCAGCCCAAGACCGATGTTTTCGCCTCCCGGGTCTACTGGACGCTCAACCCCATGAAGCTGTTCCGCCGCGAGCTGATAGACCGGCTCGGGCTGCGCTTCGACACCGGGCTGTCGATCGGCGAGGACCAGCCGTTCGTCGCCACCGCCTACCTCCAGGCCGCCGCGATATCCGTCGTCGCCGACTACGACTGCCTCTACTGGGTCGCGCGCGAGGACGGCAACAACATCACCGCGCAGGAGCACGGCGCGCGGATGCGAATAGACCTCTTCCGGATGATGGCGGGCCTCGTCGCCGAGCACGTGCCGGCCGGCTCCGACCGCGACACGCTGATGCACCGGCACTTCGCCGTCGAACTGCGCGACGCAGTCCTCCAGTTGAGCCGCGAGCCGCAGCGCGAGGTCCAGGACAAGCTGCTGCACGAGCTGTCCGACCTGGTCACGCTGCACTGGAGCGAGGGCCTGGCCGCGCGCCTGCCCGCCGTGGTCCGCCTGCGCTGCCACCTCATCCGTCACAGGCTCCTCGACGAGCTCCTCACCCTCGTCCGCTGGGAGCTCGACCGGGGCGCCGCCAGCTACGGCATCACCACCCTCGCCGCCACCGCCGCCGCCCTCCCGGACCTCCTGGTCGAGGGCGGCCGCGCCTACGCGCTCCACCCCTACTTCCGCGACTCCACGCTCAACATCCCCGACGACTGCTACGACATCACGGACGAGCTGCGCGCCCGCCACCGCGTCGACTCCGCGGAGATCAACGCCACCGGGCTGCGCCTCACGGGGCACGCGTACATCCACCGCATAGCCACGCGCGACGTCACCACCGAGCTCGTCCTCCGCAAGCGCGGCACGGACACGGAGCGCCGCCTTCCTGTTCATCACACCGCCACCCCGGGCCTGGGTACCGAGGAGGACGGCGGTCTGCACGACTACGACGTCGCCGGGTATGACGCGACGATCGATCTCGCGTCGCTGACGGCCGGCATGTGGGACATCTCGCTCGCCGTGGGCGCCCAGGGCATCGTCAAGGAGGCCCGCCTCGGCAGCAGCCGCGCGGAGTCCGTGACGACCGCGACGACCACGCTCGTCACGGACGCGGGCACGGCGGTCGCCCTCTACACCACCAAGCCCTACGGCAATCTCACGCTGGACGTGGGCGAGACCCGCCACCGCGTACTGCCGCGCCTGCGCGTCACCGGCGCGACGTGGGTGCCCGGCGGCGGCCCCGCCACCCTCGCCGTGAGCGGGCGCTGCACGCTGGAAAGCTGGCCCCAGGGTGCGCTGACGGTGCGGGCCAAGGGCCCGAAGGGCGCCGAGCAGACGGTCCCGGTCCAACCCTCGGCCTCCGACGGCTCCTTCACGGTGCAGGTGCCCTGCACGACCGCCGGCGAGTGGGAGCCGGCGCTCCGCCTCGCCGTGGCCGGCAAGGAGTGGTCCGTCCCCGTACCGCCGCAGCCGTCGCTGAAGCCGGCGCGCTGGCAGCGGCTCGGCCTGCCCTGGTACGCGAAGCCGCTGCCGGGGCGGGACGTGCTGACGCTGCGCGTCGGGCGCGTGGAGCTTCTGAAGGCTGTACGGGGGCGGCTGAAGCGGTGA
- a CDS encoding ATP-grasp domain-containing protein, protein MGTHQDVRRQRNVILVDSYETAEHGVPQTARHIAPAFIRAGYSCVRVQSSAQPPAVYASSRPALENYVANLVHDGDLARTVAELRAYDPVAVVPGGEYGVAFADVLSEALGLPTNGTALSRARRDKGEMAETVHRAGLRTAEQLRAESEQELVDWHRKLGGRIVVKPLSSAGGDGVAFCDTPEQSAAAFRRIVGADDIFSRPNTAVLAQEYLVGTEYIVNTASLDGAHHAAEIWRSSRFSVNGIRDLSGACYIVPRRGEVQDQLVEYAFGVLDALGIRHGPAHVELKMTPDGPCLIEAGARLSGGDLPHYARLAAGESQLDWAVDAYVRPKRFLARRGEPYEIDRYFAWVALISPAAGRLKKYRNIEEIRSLESFREMWELVRPGEEIVPTVDDTTYPVIINLMHEVEEVVQRDMGTIRYLDGAGFYELEG, encoded by the coding sequence TTGGGCACCCACCAGGATGTGCGCCGGCAGCGGAACGTGATTCTGGTCGACAGTTATGAGACTGCCGAGCACGGAGTTCCGCAGACGGCCCGTCACATCGCCCCGGCTTTCATCCGCGCCGGATATTCGTGCGTACGCGTCCAGAGTTCCGCGCAGCCGCCCGCCGTCTACGCGTCCTCGCGCCCCGCGCTGGAGAACTACGTCGCCAACCTCGTGCACGACGGCGACCTCGCCCGGACGGTCGCGGAGCTGCGCGCGTACGACCCGGTTGCCGTGGTGCCCGGCGGCGAGTACGGCGTGGCGTTCGCCGACGTGCTGAGCGAGGCCCTCGGCCTGCCCACCAACGGGACCGCCCTCAGCCGGGCCCGCCGGGACAAGGGCGAGATGGCGGAGACCGTACACCGGGCGGGCCTGCGCACGGCGGAGCAGCTGCGGGCGGAGAGCGAGCAGGAGCTCGTGGACTGGCACCGCAAGCTCGGCGGCCGGATCGTCGTCAAGCCGCTGTCCAGCGCGGGCGGCGACGGGGTCGCGTTCTGCGACACCCCCGAGCAGTCGGCGGCGGCGTTCCGCCGCATCGTCGGCGCGGACGACATCTTCTCGCGCCCCAACACCGCCGTGCTGGCCCAGGAGTACCTGGTCGGCACCGAGTACATCGTCAACACCGCGAGCCTGGACGGAGCCCACCACGCCGCCGAGATCTGGCGCAGCTCGCGCTTCAGCGTCAACGGCATCCGTGACCTGTCGGGCGCCTGCTACATCGTCCCGCGCCGCGGCGAGGTGCAGGACCAGCTGGTCGAGTACGCCTTCGGGGTGCTCGACGCGCTGGGCATCCGGCACGGTCCGGCCCACGTGGAACTCAAGATGACCCCGGACGGCCCGTGCCTCATCGAGGCCGGCGCGCGGCTGTCCGGCGGCGACCTGCCGCACTACGCGCGGCTGGCGGCGGGGGAGTCCCAGCTCGACTGGGCCGTCGACGCCTACGTACGGCCCAAGCGCTTCCTGGCGCGCCGGGGGGAGCCGTACGAGATAGACCGGTACTTCGCCTGGGTGGCGCTGATATCGCCCGCCGCCGGCCGGCTCAAGAAGTACCGGAACATCGAGGAAATCCGTTCACTGGAGAGCTTCCGTGAAATGTGGGAGCTGGTCCGGCCGGGGGAGGAGATTGTGCCGACCGTGGACGACACCACGTACCCCGTCATCATCAATCTGATGCACGAGGTGGAAGAAGTAGTGCAGCGCGACATGGGAACGATCCGATATCTGGACGGGGCGGGATTCTATGAACTCGAGGGATGA
- a CDS encoding ParB/RepB/Spo0J family partition protein, which produces MSYPVSRVPVDSLRSGDSPRLGGIDQEHVEALAQSPREFTPILVHRGTRQVVDGMHRLRAAVLRGEREIAVRYLDGPADEVFVRAVAANVDHGLPLTLKDRKAAAERILRTHPTWSDRAIARITDLSPKTVGAARRRSCEEIPQPNTRVGQDGRTRPLDPARRREAARALLAAHPGVPLREVAAHAGISVSTAHDVHRRMQCGEPEPAAARRAAAPAGPAAGPHEVRRSRATVLRRLVNDPSLKLTESGRALLRWLSTQALDIEAGEQLLASVPPHCAVTVADLARSYAQEWERFARELGRAQESAGAWRAG; this is translated from the coding sequence GTGTCGTACCCGGTGAGCAGGGTCCCCGTGGACTCCCTGCGCAGCGGCGACTCTCCACGACTCGGCGGCATCGACCAGGAACACGTCGAGGCCCTCGCCCAGTCGCCCCGGGAGTTCACCCCGATCCTGGTGCACCGCGGCACACGCCAAGTCGTCGACGGAATGCACCGGTTGAGGGCGGCGGTGCTGCGCGGCGAGCGCGAGATCGCGGTCCGCTACCTGGACGGGCCGGCCGACGAGGTGTTCGTCCGGGCCGTCGCGGCGAACGTCGACCACGGCCTGCCGCTGACCCTGAAGGACCGCAAGGCGGCGGCCGAACGGATCCTGCGCACGCATCCCACCTGGTCGGACCGGGCGATCGCCCGGATCACGGACCTGTCGCCGAAGACCGTGGGCGCGGCCCGCAGGCGTTCGTGCGAGGAAATTCCTCAGCCGAACACCCGGGTGGGCCAGGACGGCCGGACCCGGCCGCTCGACCCGGCCCGGCGCCGGGAGGCCGCACGGGCCCTGCTGGCCGCGCACCCCGGGGTCCCGCTGCGCGAGGTGGCGGCCCATGCGGGGATCTCCGTCAGCACCGCCCATGACGTGCACCGGCGCATGCAGTGCGGCGAGCCCGAGCCGGCCGCAGCGCGCCGGGCCGCAGCCCCGGCCGGACCCGCGGCCGGGCCGCACGAGGTGCGCCGCAGCCGGGCGACGGTGCTGCGGAGGCTTGTCAACGACCCTTCGCTCAAGCTCACCGAGTCGGGGCGCGCGCTGCTGCGCTGGCTGAGCACGCAGGCCCTGGACATCGAAGCCGGCGAGCAGCTGCTCGCCTCCGTGCCGCCGCACTGCGCGGTCACCGTCGCCGACCTGGCCCGGTCCTACGCGCAGGAGTGGGAGCGGTTCGCCAGGGAGCTCGGCCGTGCACAGGAGTCTGCGGGCGCCTGGCGCGCCGGATAG
- a CDS encoding MFS transporter, translating into MTHPLRLRNFRLLFVSRTMSTLSDALVPTALSLAIVHVTGSATLLAVVLGCALGTRLVLLPVAGAVADRFNTRLVALVADLTRMVTQAVVAVELLGDDPSVTHIAIAQAVAGAASAVGLSNLSPLVTKIVPAAGEQRIKANSLMSVAKSVSLLAGPALAGTLIFAVGYGWVFVVDATAFGISAALMLTVRLTEAAPAPRARTSIRADLTEGFAEVRARDWYWTSLIAHAVWNFVANILLTLGPLIAVKRLGGEGAWVAVTQAGGIGLLAGSLLSGWARPKRPVLVGNIALASYALPLALFAAGAPVPLLVAGYGVALAALGFLNPTWDTTVQTVIPQGVLARVSSYDWLVSLAAQPLGVVLAPVALSLWGERVPFAAAAVLVAVVCVGTAAVPGVRNLRLDREAPARSGPAAEEAGAAAASGAAAGGGAENVRESGEGTKAPA; encoded by the coding sequence ATGACCCATCCCCTGCGGCTACGCAACTTCCGGCTGCTCTTCGTCAGCCGCACCATGTCCACGCTCAGCGACGCCCTGGTGCCGACCGCGCTGAGCCTGGCCATCGTCCACGTCACCGGCTCGGCCACGCTGCTGGCCGTCGTCCTGGGCTGCGCCCTCGGCACCCGGCTCGTGCTGCTGCCGGTGGCCGGTGCGGTCGCCGACCGGTTCAACACCCGCCTGGTCGCCCTCGTCGCGGACCTCACGCGGATGGTCACCCAGGCCGTGGTGGCCGTGGAACTGCTCGGCGACGACCCCAGCGTCACGCACATCGCGATAGCCCAGGCCGTGGCGGGGGCGGCGTCGGCGGTCGGCCTGTCCAACCTCTCGCCCCTGGTCACCAAGATCGTGCCCGCCGCCGGGGAGCAGCGGATCAAGGCCAATTCCCTGATGAGCGTGGCCAAGAGCGTCTCCTTGCTGGCCGGTCCCGCCCTGGCCGGCACCCTGATCTTCGCGGTCGGCTACGGCTGGGTCTTCGTGGTCGACGCGACCGCCTTCGGCATCAGCGCCGCCCTGATGCTGACGGTCCGCCTGACCGAGGCCGCCCCCGCCCCCCGGGCGCGCACCTCGATCCGGGCCGACCTCACCGAGGGGTTCGCCGAGGTGCGGGCCAGGGACTGGTACTGGACCAGCCTGATCGCGCACGCCGTGTGGAACTTCGTCGCCAACATCCTGCTCACGCTCGGCCCGCTCATCGCGGTGAAGCGGCTCGGCGGCGAGGGTGCCTGGGTCGCGGTGACCCAGGCGGGGGGTATCGGTCTGCTCGCCGGCTCGCTCCTGTCGGGCTGGGCCCGCCCGAAGCGGCCCGTGCTCGTCGGCAACATCGCCCTCGCCAGCTACGCGCTGCCGCTCGCCCTGTTCGCCGCCGGCGCCCCGGTGCCGTTGCTGGTGGCCGGCTACGGCGTCGCCCTCGCCGCACTCGGCTTCCTCAACCCCACCTGGGACACCACCGTCCAGACGGTCATCCCGCAGGGCGTACTCGCCCGGGTCAGCTCCTACGACTGGCTGGTGTCGCTGGCCGCGCAGCCGCTCGGCGTGGTCCTCGCTCCGGTCGCACTGTCCCTGTGGGGCGAGCGGGTGCCCTTCGCGGCTGCCGCGGTCCTGGTCGCGGTGGTCTGCGTGGGCACGGCCGCGGTCCCCGGCGTACGGAACCTGCGGCTGGACCGTGAGGCGCCGGCCCGCTCCGGGCCGGCGGCGGAGGAAGCCGGCGCGGCGGCGGCCTCCGGCGCGGCGGCCGGGGGCGGTGCCGAGAACGTCCGGGAGAGCGGGGAGGGCACCAAGGCGCCCGCCTGA
- a CDS encoding acyl carrier protein: MSTAAHDLLEEIRLIWAEVLDQEDVPVDANFFEAGGDSLLFIVLLERINRLTGREIEAAELFDHATVEAQAEFLAGLAAPEAGADTATDAAGGRGRLLARGR; this comes from the coding sequence ATGAGCACCGCCGCACACGACCTCCTCGAAGAGATCCGGCTGATCTGGGCCGAGGTGCTCGACCAGGAGGACGTCCCGGTCGACGCGAACTTCTTCGAGGCCGGCGGTGATTCCCTGCTCTTCATCGTCCTCCTGGAGCGGATCAACCGCCTGACCGGCCGCGAGATCGAGGCCGCCGAGCTGTTCGACCACGCCACCGTGGAGGCCCAGGCCGAGTTCCTCGCAGGCCTCGCCGCCCCGGAGGCCGGGGCGGACACCGCCACCGACGCGGCCGGGGGACGCGGCCGGCTCCTGGCCCGCGGCCGCTGA
- a CDS encoding ATP-binding protein, whose protein sequence is MDTRCARPDALPAVASVDPSADLSAPAPISTPTPAPASVPARVPAPPGGQRPAVTELRLSAFKSHRNAVFALGPLTLFRGPSGSGKSSALQAYGALARLAGGDTLEEALAGVDGGPEACVPQQARPDAQGRRGFRIGCIVGGPLGPVRLDVAVQAEPELRIVGERMTAAGRTLLSTALRDPGRRAVEAAWHTAGAVPVTRAPLPDDRLGTALLPLRVAGKTAGQRLVLDAAEQVVVALRSVFPCDPRPELMRMPAAAGDGLLRGSCDNAAAVLGRTRHECATRHAALVAAVGAGCRVPVDELAVRELGDGLVRALLERRSGAATPLERLGDGELRYLALCLVLMTGPGVLDMDSAAEVLQARQTLTVLADGFDRCLDARQARELLSLAVRMGERGHVRLVAAVQGGADPAADPALPGISVVDLGGES, encoded by the coding sequence ATGGACACACGCTGTGCCCGACCGGACGCCCTTCCCGCCGTCGCTTCCGTCGACCCCTCCGCCGACCTCTCCGCCCCTGCCCCCATCTCCACCCCCACCCCTGCTCCCGCCTCTGTCCCTGCCCGTGTCCCCGCCCCGCCGGGTGGGCAGCGGCCCGCGGTGACCGAGTTACGGCTCTCCGCCTTCAAGTCCCACCGCAACGCCGTCTTCGCGCTCGGCCCGCTCACCCTCTTCCGGGGCCCGAGCGGCAGCGGCAAGTCCAGTGCCCTCCAGGCCTACGGGGCCCTCGCCCGGCTCGCCGGAGGCGACACCCTGGAGGAAGCCCTCGCCGGCGTCGACGGCGGCCCCGAGGCCTGCGTCCCGCAGCAGGCCCGCCCCGACGCGCAGGGCAGGCGCGGCTTCCGCATCGGCTGCATCGTCGGAGGGCCCCTCGGTCCCGTCCGCCTCGACGTCGCCGTCCAGGCCGAACCCGAGCTGCGCATCGTGGGCGAACGGATGACGGCCGCCGGCCGGACCCTGCTCTCGACGGCCCTGCGCGATCCCGGCCGCCGCGCCGTCGAGGCCGCCTGGCACACGGCCGGCGCCGTCCCCGTCACCCGTGCACCCCTGCCGGACGACCGACTCGGGACCGCTCTGCTGCCCCTGCGCGTCGCGGGCAAGACCGCCGGTCAGCGCCTCGTCCTCGACGCCGCCGAACAGGTCGTCGTGGCGCTGCGCTCCGTCTTCCCCTGCGACCCCCGCCCCGAGCTCATGCGGATGCCCGCCGCGGCGGGCGACGGGCTGCTGCGCGGCTCCTGCGACAACGCCGCCGCGGTCCTCGGCCGTACGCGCCACGAGTGCGCGACCCGCCATGCGGCGCTCGTGGCGGCGGTGGGCGCGGGGTGCCGCGTGCCCGTGGACGAACTGGCGGTACGGGAGCTGGGCGACGGTCTCGTACGGGCCCTGCTGGAGCGGCGGTCCGGGGCGGCGACGCCCCTGGAGCGGCTGGGGGACGGCGAGTTGCGCTACCTCGCCCTCTGCCTCGTGCTGATGACCGGCCCGGGGGTGCTGGACATGGATTCGGCCGCCGAGGTGCTGCAGGCGCGGCAGACCCTCACCGTCCTGGCGGACGGCTTCGACCGCTGCCTGGATGCGCGGCAGGCGCGCGAGCTGCTCTCCTTGGCCGTGCGAATGGGGGAGCGGGGGCACGTCCGGCTGGTGGCGGCGGTGCAAGGGGGCGCGGATCCTGCAGCGGATCCGGCTCTGCCGGGAATCTCGGTGGTAGATCTTGGGGGTGAATCCTGA
- a CDS encoding DUF2000 family protein, whose protein sequence is MSELLRTVIAVDKSLEAGAVANAAAIVMGQLARVDARIYADDVRDGDGVHHAGIRFNTVVLSGRTGHLLQLAESARAEGLAPVVFTTRGQALSNSFDDYRAMVEGASSGELGICAVGVVGEDAGIRALTKRFSVYKG, encoded by the coding sequence ATGTCAGAACTCCTCCGTACGGTGATCGCCGTCGACAAGTCCCTGGAAGCGGGCGCCGTCGCCAACGCGGCCGCCATCGTGATGGGCCAGCTGGCCCGTGTCGACGCCAGGATCTACGCGGACGACGTGCGGGACGGCGACGGGGTGCACCACGCCGGCATCCGCTTCAACACCGTCGTCCTCTCGGGCCGCACCGGTCACCTCCTGCAACTGGCCGAGTCCGCCCGTGCGGAGGGGCTCGCCCCGGTGGTGTTCACCACCCGCGGCCAGGCGCTCAGCAACAGCTTCGACGACTACCGGGCCATGGTCGAAGGGGCCTCCTCCGGGGAGCTCGGCATCTGCGCGGTGGGCGTCGTCGGCGAGGACGCCGGCATCCGGGCGCTGACGAAGCGCTTCAGCGTCTACAAGGGCTGA
- the hisC gene encoding histidinol-phosphate transaminase: MGELGPKLRAALEGVPAGRPRSSAGIAAAQPVYKLSANENPYPPLPGVIERAVAGAQGINRYPDLWCGELTRELAARFDVPEAHIATGTGSVGVTQQLLQITAQPGDEVLYAWRSFEAYPVLTHIVGARPVEVPLAAGEVHDLDAMAAAITGRTRLVFVCNPNNPTGTIVRRAELEHFLDRVPSDVLVVLDEAYIEFVADEDFPDGIEVYRDRPNVCVLRTFSKAYGLAGMRVGFAVAHEPVATALRKTAVPFGVTQFAQDAAVASLRAEAGMRERVAVLTAERQRVSAALAEQGWALEPSHANFVWLRTGEHTDGFAALCEQEGILVRAFSGEGARISLGEPAANDRFLYVAERFRKESQGL; encoded by the coding sequence GTGGGGGAGTTAGGGCCCAAGCTGCGGGCGGCGCTGGAGGGGGTGCCGGCCGGCAGGCCGCGGAGCTCTGCGGGAATTGCTGCGGCGCAGCCGGTGTACAAGCTGTCCGCGAACGAGAATCCGTATCCGCCGCTGCCCGGCGTGATCGAGCGGGCCGTGGCCGGGGCGCAGGGGATCAACCGCTATCCGGACCTGTGGTGCGGGGAGCTGACCCGCGAGCTCGCCGCGCGCTTCGACGTGCCGGAGGCGCACATCGCTACCGGCACCGGCTCGGTCGGCGTCACCCAGCAGCTGCTGCAGATCACCGCGCAGCCCGGGGACGAAGTCCTCTACGCCTGGCGGTCCTTCGAGGCGTACCCCGTCCTCACCCACATCGTGGGCGCCCGCCCCGTCGAGGTGCCGCTGGCCGCGGGCGAGGTGCACGACCTCGACGCCATGGCCGCGGCCATCACCGGACGCACCCGCCTCGTCTTCGTCTGCAACCCCAACAACCCGACCGGCACCATAGTGCGCCGGGCGGAACTGGAGCACTTCCTCGACCGGGTGCCCTCCGACGTCCTCGTCGTCCTGGACGAGGCGTACATCGAGTTCGTCGCGGACGAGGACTTCCCGGACGGCATCGAGGTCTACCGCGACCGTCCCAACGTCTGTGTCCTGCGCACTTTCTCCAAGGCGTACGGCCTGGCAGGCATGCGCGTGGGCTTCGCCGTCGCGCACGAACCCGTGGCCACCGCCCTGCGGAAGACGGCCGTCCCCTTCGGCGTGACGCAGTTCGCGCAGGATGCGGCCGTCGCGTCGCTGCGCGCCGAGGCCGGGATGCGGGAGCGCGTCGCGGTCCTCACCGCCGAACGGCAGCGGGTGAGCGCGGCATTGGCGGAACAGGGCTGGGCCCTGGAGCCGTCGCACGCCAACTTCGTCTGGCTGCGGACGGGGGAGCACACGGACGGCTTCGCCGCGCTGTGCGAGCAGGAGGGGATCCTGGTGCGGGCCTTCAGTGGCGAGGGCGCGCGCATCAGCCTGGGGGAGCCCGCTGCGAACGATCGGTTCCTTTACGTCGCCGAGCGTTTCCGTAAGGAGTCGCAGGGCCTGTAG
- a CDS encoding MarR family winged helix-turn-helix transcriptional regulator → MAERDSVDEHVTRWQEILPTLDPVVEGAVTRMSVLVRHLGRAKEAALAEHGLQSFEYLTLHALAGRGGRATPSELAAAIKLSPSAMTSRLDGLERRGFVRREASAADRRKVTVELTGPGRTAWQSALETEGREEHRILQALDPAERELLVDLLRRVLVEAEREPRFGG, encoded by the coding sequence ATGGCTGAGCGCGACTCCGTGGACGAACACGTCACCCGCTGGCAGGAGATCCTGCCGACCCTCGATCCGGTGGTGGAAGGCGCGGTGACCCGGATGTCGGTGCTCGTCAGGCACCTGGGCCGGGCCAAGGAGGCCGCCCTCGCCGAGCACGGCCTGCAGAGCTTCGAGTACCTGACGCTGCACGCCCTCGCCGGTCGCGGCGGCCGGGCCACGCCGTCGGAGCTCGCGGCCGCGATCAAACTCTCCCCGTCCGCGATGACCAGCCGTCTCGACGGCCTGGAGCGGCGCGGCTTCGTCCGTCGAGAGGCGTCCGCGGCGGACCGCCGCAAGGTGACGGTCGAGCTCACCGGCCCGGGGCGGACCGCCTGGCAGTCCGCCCTGGAGACCGAGGGGCGCGAGGAGCACCGCATCCTGCAGGCCCTCGACCCGGCCGAGCGGGAGCTCCTGGTTGACCTGCTCCGCCGCGTCCTCGTCGAGGCCGAACGCGAACCGCGCTTCGGCGGCTGA
- a CDS encoding cell division protein SepF, protein MNRSEATDEQWEGLAEVVPLRGHHAWPSWPNHRALPEDEQQPDPNQRRMVVLRVQVFADAREVAEHLMARVPVLLDLTGADTDVAKRILDFSSGVVFGLGSGMHRVDTNVFLLAPEGTEVASGYPDRRKSDQPKRFG, encoded by the coding sequence GTGAACAGGTCCGAGGCCACCGACGAGCAGTGGGAGGGTCTGGCCGAGGTCGTCCCGCTCCGTGGTCACCACGCATGGCCGTCATGGCCCAACCACAGGGCTCTGCCCGAGGACGAGCAGCAGCCCGATCCCAACCAGCGGCGCATGGTCGTGCTGCGGGTCCAGGTCTTCGCGGACGCCCGCGAGGTCGCCGAGCACCTGATGGCCCGGGTGCCGGTCCTGCTGGACCTCACCGGCGCCGACACGGACGTCGCCAAGCGCATCCTCGACTTCTCCAGCGGCGTCGTCTTCGGCCTGGGCAGCGGCATGCACCGGGTCGACACGAACGTCTTCCTGCTGGCCCCGGAAGGGACGGAGGTGGCGTCGGGATACCCCGATCGTAGGAAAAGTGATCAGCCGAAACGGTTTGGCTGA
- a CDS encoding helix-turn-helix domain-containing protein → MREIRQARGMMQAELAGPGMSPAYLSRLESGNRPPTERALTYLCDKLGVPAEVFRQEYPDEAAQRLAVVLSGSVAEDADVVPLLLESLERPAEMDPAVRWQALWVLAEAYRTQGDGEQEEQTLRALIALGAEIGNPRLEVRARVQLARYLQACGRNREALDAAGRAHAVTAERAMPQLDAARALLVLVSLEADAGRLAEAAAHTDEFLALMAELPAGLRVEALWTASTVRVRQKRHAEAVLLLEQAMSELTCTSGDLTLWLRLRLAASWLYLQMAPRNLGGAERRLREAGPAVELLGSAKYQREFLALCSYLAFYRGGGAHPGS, encoded by the coding sequence TTGAGGGAGATCAGACAGGCCCGCGGCATGATGCAGGCGGAGCTCGCCGGCCCGGGCATGTCACCGGCGTACCTCTCGCGCCTCGAATCGGGCAACCGCCCGCCGACGGAGCGGGCCCTCACCTACCTCTGCGACAAGCTCGGCGTCCCCGCCGAGGTCTTCCGGCAGGAGTACCCCGACGAAGCGGCGCAGCGGCTCGCGGTGGTCCTCTCGGGCAGTGTCGCCGAGGACGCGGACGTCGTGCCGCTGCTGCTCGAAAGCCTGGAGCGGCCCGCCGAGATGGACCCGGCCGTGCGCTGGCAGGCGCTGTGGGTCCTCGCCGAGGCCTACCGCACGCAGGGCGACGGGGAGCAGGAGGAGCAGACCCTGCGGGCCCTGATCGCACTCGGCGCCGAGATCGGCAACCCCCGCCTCGAGGTCCGCGCCCGCGTCCAGCTCGCGCGGTACCTGCAGGCCTGCGGCCGGAACAGGGAGGCGCTGGATGCCGCCGGCAGGGCCCATGCCGTCACCGCCGAGCGGGCGATGCCTCAGTTGGACGCGGCCCGTGCACTCCTGGTGCTCGTCTCCCTGGAGGCCGACGCCGGACGGCTCGCCGAAGCCGCCGCGCACACGGACGAGTTCCTCGCCCTCATGGCGGAACTGCCGGCCGGCCTGAGGGTCGAGGCCCTGTGGACGGCGAGCACGGTGCGCGTCCGCCAGAAGCGGCACGCCGAGGCCGTCCTGCTCCTCGAACAGGCGATGTCCGAACTCACCTGTACCAGCGGCGATCTGACGCTCTGGCTGCGTCTGCGCCTGGCCGCGTCCTGGCTGTACCTGCAGATGGCTCCGCGCAACCTGGGCGGGGCCGAGCGCCGGCTGCGCGAGGCCGGACCCGCCGTCGAGCTCCTGGGCTCCGCGAAATACCAGCGGGAGTTCCTCGCCCTCTGCTCGTACCTCGCCTTCTACCGAGGCGGCGGAGCCCACCCCGGTTCCTGA